Genomic DNA from Deltaproteobacteria bacterium:
CGGGCCGCGTGATAGACCCCCCTGACATATTCTACCGGGTCCCCCCCGACCGAATAAGCAATCCGCCTGATTACAAGGGTCGGAAAGGACGCGTTCAGCCCGAGCAGGTTGATCTCCTCCTTCGTCGACATGGCAGCCTCAATGATCTGATCGGCCTCTGAAAGGCGAATGCCGTTTTTTTCGAGGATCTGGTAGAGGGACTTGGAGTAATCTTCCTCGAGGCTGAGTTCATACCGCCCGGGCAAATAGGAATAGAGAATACCCAGAGGGCTTCCGTCCACGATCATCAATCTCTTCAAATAGAAAACCTGTTCGTCAGGGAAAAGGCCGAGGATCTCCTTGATCTTGGGAGAAGGTTTCATATACTCCGCAGTGAT
This window encodes:
- a CDS encoding GntR family transcriptional regulator, with protein sequence MNQDPGRLDHRSVIPLYYQLKEILLEKIENGEWAEGEPVASESDLQRMYGVSRATVRRTMELLVNEGFLEKKRGKGTFVKKPAIEENLPVLKSFTEEMMGRDARKRVITAEYMKPSPKIKEILGLFPDEQVFYLKRLMIVDGSPLGILYSYLPGRYELSLEEDYSKSLYQILEKNGIRLSEADQIIEAAMSTKEEINLLGLNASFPTLVIRRIAYSVGGDPVEYVRGVYHAARYRYHLKLTRHQHI